One genomic window of Geodermatophilus sp. DSM 44513 includes the following:
- a CDS encoding V-type ATPase subunit yields the protein MSRPDLVTGNTRLRARRTALLDAGQLARLAERDRAGLAADLRATAYGPLLGSGPVDRPALLRAVEERRREALRGVRTVYRGEAAEVVGVLLARYDLADTLTLLRGAAHDLPDDDVLPALHCVGALTPAGARHVVAEEAEAVVHRLAAARLPDPETAAAARRAWERYLLHGDLAELELTVARAATARADRLLAAVGRPAAPLRAFLAAERDAANLLTALRLARAGTADPGAVRAQLLLPGTVPERVLLAVAAGGDPGAAAPAAWRADLARALGTGDLPGLARTLEQRRLAAAAAGWRTGDPLGVAVPLGYVAAVEEEARQLRELVTLAAGPRLRPADPAAREPVGVAA from the coding sequence GTGAGCCGGCCGGACCTGGTCACGGGCAACACCCGGCTGCGCGCCCGCCGGACCGCCCTGCTCGACGCCGGGCAGCTCGCCCGGCTCGCCGAGCGGGACCGGGCGGGCCTGGCGGCCGACCTGCGCGCCACCGCGTACGGGCCCCTCCTCGGGTCCGGGCCGGTGGACCGGCCGGCGCTGCTGCGGGCGGTCGAGGAGCGCCGGCGGGAGGCGCTGCGCGGGGTGCGCACGGTCTACCGCGGCGAGGCGGCCGAGGTCGTCGGTGTGCTGCTGGCGCGCTACGACCTGGCCGACACCCTCACCCTGCTGCGCGGCGCGGCCCACGACCTGCCCGACGACGACGTGCTCCCGGCCCTGCACTGCGTGGGGGCCCTGACCCCGGCCGGCGCGCGGCACGTGGTGGCCGAGGAGGCCGAGGCGGTGGTGCACCGGCTGGCCGCCGCCCGGCTGCCGGACCCGGAGACCGCGGCGGCCGCCCGGCGGGCGTGGGAGCGGTACCTGCTGCACGGCGACCTCGCCGAGCTGGAGCTGACCGTGGCCCGGGCCGCCACCGCCCGGGCCGACCGGCTGCTGGCCGCCGTCGGCCGCCCGGCCGCCCCGCTGCGCGCCTTCCTCGCCGCCGAGCGCGACGCCGCCAACCTGCTCACCGCCCTGCGGCTGGCGCGGGCGGGCACCGCCGACCCGGGCGCCGTGCGGGCACAGCTGCTCCTCCCGGGCACCGTCCCGGAGCGGGTGCTGCTGGCCGTGGCCGCGGGCGGCGACCCGGGGGCCGCCGCGCCCGCCGCCTGGCGGGCGGACCTCGCCCGGGCCCTCGGCACCGGGGACCTGCCGGGCCTGGCGCGCACGCTCGAGCAGCGCCGGCTCGCCGCGGCGGCCGCCGGCTGGCGGACCGGCGACCCGCTCGGCGTCGCGGTCCCGCTGGGCTACGTCGCCGCCGTGGAGGAGGAGGCGCGCCAGCTGCGCGAGCTGGTCACCCTGGCCGCCGGGCCGCGGTTGCGCCCGGCCGACCCCGCGGCGCGCGAGCCGGTGGGGGTGGCGGCGTGA
- a CDS encoding V-type ATP synthase subunit F, with the protein MNAGGPVGTVPPAPEEWPADLLVLAPPDTAAGFRLAGTRTVAVDDPAAARRLVEAEVAAGSGGVIAVAERLWAALPAGVRAEWAARTVPLVVPLPAEEDAAAAARRSRVQELLARSVGYEITFTPEET; encoded by the coding sequence GTGAACGCGGGCGGGCCGGTGGGCACGGTGCCCCCCGCCCCGGAGGAGTGGCCGGCCGACCTGCTGGTGCTCGCGCCGCCGGACACCGCGGCCGGGTTCCGGCTCGCCGGCACCCGCACGGTCGCCGTCGACGACCCGGCCGCCGCCCGGCGGCTGGTCGAGGCCGAGGTCGCCGCCGGGTCCGGCGGCGTGATCGCGGTCGCCGAGCGGCTGTGGGCGGCCCTGCCGGCCGGCGTCCGTGCGGAGTGGGCCGCCCGCACCGTCCCCCTGGTCGTGCCCCTGCCCGCGGAGGAGGACGCGGCCGCCGCCGCCCGGCGGTCCCGGGTGCAGGAGCTGCTGGCCCGGTCCGTCGGCTACGAGATCACCTTCACCCCGGAGGAGACCTGA
- a CDS encoding V-type ATP synthase subunit A — MSSDTAPAPTGTSLGDAATGRLARIAGPVVTAVGLPGTRLFDVVRVGADGLPGEVIRIEGDRVTIQVFEDTTGLRVGDPVVDTGAPLLAELGPGLLGSIVDGTGRPLTVLAGSTPDGGVARPFVARGADPPRLDRTRRWDFRPAVAVGQRVGPGDVLGTVAETPALEHRVLVPPDVRGTVTAVHPGPATVTDPVVAVDGEPVAMLRRWPVREPRPVRARLPLDRPLVTGQRVLDVLFPVAAGGSAIIPGGFGTGKTMTEQALAKHAAADVVVYVGCGERGNELTEVLQEFPELVDPRTGAPLVQRTVLVANTSNMPVAAREASIYLGITYAEYFRDQGHDVALMADSTSRWGEALREVSTRLEEIPAEDGYPAYLASRLAGFYERSGRVVCLGEGTGDGDRTGSVTVIGAVSPAGGDFSEPITQNSLRLAGAFWGLDTALARQRHYPAVNWTRSFTQYDVTGWFDAEVAPDWSALRSWALALLQQEGALQDVVQLLGVEALAPEQRVVLRTGRLLREAFLQQSSFDERDASSPPAKSVAMLRVLSETHAAMTAALARGAPPSALVTAPVLGELAGMKQWDAEQATAQAPALAARVRAALEGVR; from the coding sequence ATGAGCTCCGACACCGCCCCGGCCCCGACGGGCACCTCTCTCGGCGACGCCGCCACCGGCCGCCTGGCCCGGATCGCCGGCCCGGTGGTCACCGCCGTCGGGCTGCCCGGCACCCGGCTGTTCGACGTGGTGCGGGTCGGCGCCGACGGCCTGCCCGGGGAGGTCATCCGCATCGAGGGCGACCGGGTCACCATCCAGGTGTTCGAGGACACCACCGGCCTGCGGGTGGGCGACCCGGTCGTGGACACCGGCGCGCCGCTGCTCGCCGAGCTCGGCCCCGGGCTGCTGGGCAGCATCGTCGACGGCACCGGCCGCCCGCTGACCGTCCTGGCCGGCAGCACGCCGGACGGCGGCGTGGCCCGGCCCTTCGTGGCCCGAGGCGCGGACCCGCCCCGGCTGGACCGCACCCGGCGCTGGGACTTCCGCCCCGCGGTCGCCGTCGGCCAGCGGGTCGGCCCCGGCGACGTGCTGGGCACCGTGGCCGAGACGCCCGCGCTGGAGCACCGCGTGCTGGTGCCGCCGGACGTGCGCGGGACCGTCACCGCCGTCCACCCGGGGCCGGCCACCGTCACCGACCCGGTCGTCGCCGTCGACGGCGAGCCGGTGGCGATGCTGCGGCGCTGGCCGGTGCGCGAGCCCCGGCCGGTGCGCGCCCGGCTGCCGCTGGACCGGCCGCTGGTGACCGGCCAGCGGGTGCTCGACGTCCTGTTCCCGGTCGCCGCCGGGGGCAGTGCGATCATCCCGGGCGGTTTCGGCACCGGGAAGACGATGACCGAGCAGGCGCTGGCCAAGCACGCCGCAGCCGACGTCGTCGTCTACGTCGGCTGCGGCGAGCGCGGCAACGAGCTCACCGAGGTGCTGCAGGAGTTCCCCGAGCTGGTCGACCCGCGCACCGGCGCGCCGCTGGTGCAGCGCACCGTGCTGGTGGCCAACACCAGCAACATGCCGGTCGCCGCCCGGGAGGCCAGCATCTACCTGGGCATCACCTACGCCGAGTACTTCCGCGACCAGGGCCACGACGTCGCGCTGATGGCCGACAGCACCAGCCGGTGGGGCGAGGCACTGCGCGAGGTGTCCACCCGGCTGGAGGAGATCCCCGCCGAGGACGGCTACCCGGCCTACCTGGCCTCCCGGCTGGCCGGCTTCTACGAGCGCTCCGGCCGGGTGGTCTGCCTCGGCGAGGGCACCGGGGACGGCGACCGCACCGGCTCGGTCACCGTGATCGGCGCGGTGTCCCCCGCCGGCGGCGACTTCTCCGAGCCGATCACGCAGAACAGCCTGCGGCTGGCCGGGGCCTTCTGGGGCCTGGACACCGCGCTGGCCCGGCAGCGGCACTACCCGGCGGTGAACTGGACCCGCAGCTTCACCCAGTACGACGTCACCGGCTGGTTCGACGCCGAGGTGGCGCCGGACTGGTCGGCGCTGCGGTCCTGGGCACTGGCGCTGCTGCAGCAGGAGGGCGCGCTGCAGGACGTCGTCCAGCTGCTGGGGGTGGAGGCGCTGGCCCCCGAGCAGCGGGTGGTGCTGCGCACCGGGCGGCTGCTGCGCGAGGCCTTCCTGCAGCAGTCCTCCTTCGACGAGCGCGACGCCAGCAGCCCGCCGGCGAAGTCGGTGGCCATGCTGCGGGTGCTGTCGGAGACGCACGCGGCCATGACCGCGGCGCTGGCCCGCGGCGCCCCGCCCTCGGCGCTGGTGACCGCGCCGGTGCTCGGCGAGCTGGCCGGCATGAAGCAGTGGGACGCCGAGCAGGCGACCGCCCAGGCGCCCGCGCTGGCCGCGCGGGTGCGTGCCGCCCTGGAGGGAGTGCGATGA
- a CDS encoding V-type ATP synthase subunit B, whose amino-acid sequence MTTTPTTTTEPLYTVGHTAVDRVAGPLLVIDSADDLAYGEFVQVETGGGALGAPVTRRGQVLEVDGSRAVVQVFAGTAGIGREGTTVLSRGRPARTGVGRDLLGRVLDGAGRPRDGGPEPVAEDERDVNGLPLNPVARDHPDEFIETGVSAIDGLLTLVRGQKLPVFSGYGLPADELAARIATEARVPGDDGAGFAVVFAAMGVTRRTADFFTERLAASGALEHSVLLLNLAEDPTVERILTPRVGLTIAEHLAYEHGLHVLVVLTDMTSYCEALREISAAREELPGRRGYPGYTYTDLATLYERAGRVRGRPGSVTQLPILSMPDDDISHPVPDLTGYITEGQVVLSRELNRTGVSPPIDVLPSLSRLMNAGIGAGRTREDHRAVADQLYACHARGMEVRRLLSIVGEGALADDDRRFLAFSAAFEREFVGQGGGRRSIAETLDTAWRLLAPFPDDELTRIPATLRERYRPSPA is encoded by the coding sequence ATGACCACCACCCCGACGACGACCACCGAGCCGCTCTACACCGTCGGGCACACCGCGGTGGACCGGGTCGCCGGCCCGCTGCTGGTCATCGACAGCGCCGACGACCTCGCCTACGGCGAGTTCGTCCAGGTCGAGACCGGCGGAGGCGCCCTCGGCGCCCCGGTCACCCGCCGAGGGCAGGTGCTCGAGGTCGACGGCTCCCGGGCGGTCGTGCAGGTGTTCGCGGGCACGGCCGGCATCGGCCGGGAGGGCACCACCGTGCTCTCCCGGGGCCGGCCGGCGCGCACCGGCGTCGGCCGCGACCTGCTCGGCCGGGTCCTCGACGGCGCCGGCCGGCCCCGCGACGGCGGGCCCGAACCGGTCGCCGAGGACGAGCGCGACGTCAACGGCCTGCCGCTGAACCCGGTGGCCCGCGACCACCCCGACGAGTTCATCGAGACCGGCGTCTCGGCGATAGACGGGCTGCTGACCCTGGTCCGGGGTCAGAAGCTGCCGGTGTTCTCCGGCTACGGGCTGCCCGCCGACGAGCTGGCCGCCCGCATCGCCACCGAGGCGCGGGTGCCCGGCGACGACGGGGCCGGCTTCGCGGTCGTGTTCGCCGCCATGGGCGTCACCCGGCGCACCGCGGACTTCTTCACCGAGCGGCTGGCGGCCAGCGGCGCGCTGGAGCACTCGGTGCTGCTGCTCAACCTCGCCGAGGACCCGACCGTGGAGCGCATCCTCACCCCCCGGGTGGGGCTGACCATCGCCGAGCACCTGGCCTACGAGCACGGGCTGCACGTGCTGGTGGTGCTCACCGACATGACCAGCTACTGCGAGGCGCTGCGGGAGATCTCCGCGGCCCGCGAGGAGCTGCCCGGCCGGCGCGGCTACCCCGGCTACACCTACACCGACCTCGCCACCCTCTACGAGCGCGCCGGCCGGGTGCGCGGGCGGCCGGGCTCGGTGACCCAGCTGCCCATCCTGTCCATGCCCGACGACGACATCAGCCACCCGGTGCCCGACCTGACCGGCTACATCACCGAGGGCCAGGTGGTGCTGTCCCGGGAGCTGAACCGCACCGGGGTCTCCCCACCGATCGACGTGCTGCCCTCGCTGTCGCGGCTGATGAACGCCGGCATCGGGGCCGGGAGGACGCGGGAGGACCACCGCGCGGTCGCCGACCAGCTGTACGCCTGCCACGCTCGGGGCATGGAGGTGCGCCGGCTGCTGTCGATCGTCGGGGAGGGGGCGCTGGCCGACGACGACCGCCGCTTCCTCGCCTTCTCCGCGGCGTTCGAGCGGGAGTTCGTCGGCCAGGGCGGGGGGCGGCGCAGCATCGCCGAGACACTGGACACCGCCTGGCGGCTGCTCGCGCCGTTCCCGGACGACGAGCTGACCCGCATCCCGGCGACGCTGCGGGAGCGGTACCGCCCGTCGCCGGCATGA
- the heR gene encoding heliorhodopsin HeR, with product MSGTALDRPAAVATGVDDARLAGLQRWNLALTVLHAAQAAAVLVLASGFAITVTSSFPAGPPGAPVPAPEPLVDVGVGAAIAVFLALAAVDHLVTATVARRRYEDDLRRGINRFRWLEYSVSSTVMVLLIAAYTGITGLSALIGIAGANVAMILFGWVQERVNPPGRTRTTMLPFWFGCVAGAAPWVAITANILGAEQIPGFVYGIFGSLFVFFASFAVNQWLQYRAIGPWRSYAYGERAYLVLSLVAKSALAWQVFAGSLAT from the coding sequence ATGAGCGGCACCGCGCTGGACCGGCCCGCCGCCGTCGCCACGGGGGTGGACGACGCGCGGCTGGCCGGGCTTCAGCGCTGGAACCTGGCGCTGACCGTGCTGCACGCGGCGCAGGCCGCCGCGGTGCTGGTGCTGGCGAGCGGCTTCGCGATCACCGTGACGTCGTCCTTCCCGGCCGGTCCACCCGGGGCTCCGGTGCCGGCGCCGGAGCCGCTGGTCGACGTCGGCGTGGGGGCGGCGATCGCGGTCTTCCTCGCCCTCGCCGCGGTCGACCACCTGGTCACCGCCACGGTGGCGCGCCGGCGCTACGAGGACGACCTGCGGCGGGGCATCAACCGGTTCCGCTGGCTGGAGTACTCGGTCAGCTCGACGGTCATGGTGCTGCTGATCGCCGCCTACACCGGGATCACCGGGCTCAGCGCGCTGATCGGCATCGCCGGCGCCAACGTCGCGATGATCCTGTTCGGCTGGGTGCAGGAGCGGGTGAACCCGCCCGGGCGGACGCGGACGACGATGCTGCCGTTCTGGTTCGGCTGCGTCGCCGGAGCGGCGCCCTGGGTGGCGATCACCGCCAACATCCTCGGCGCCGAGCAGATCCCCGGCTTCGTCTACGGGATCTTCGGCTCGCTGTTCGTGTTCTTCGCGAGCTTCGCGGTCAACCAGTGGCTGCAGTACCGGGCGATCGGCCCGTGGCGCAGCTACGCCTACGGCGAGCGGGCCTACCTGGTGCTCAGCCTGGTCGCCAAGAGCGCGCTGGCCTGGCAGGTCTTCGCCGGGTCGCTGGCCACCTGA
- a CDS encoding TetR family transcriptional regulator: MAERRSPEDRREQLLDAALALIARKGFAAVTLRDVAAEVGVAHGLLRHYFPSRGALLAAAFDRAAGEELDELAGADLGDPLARLVEVCRGTDEQHYLLWVDAWAEAPRDPELAGTLVHHHRACEDHTRRVIEAGVRAGLLDVPDPAEAARALTALVDGLAVQLHALHVLDRAQHDRLAAAGAEALLGLPAGALGARATPV; encoded by the coding sequence GTGGCCGAACGCAGATCCCCGGAGGACCGCCGCGAGCAGCTGCTGGACGCGGCGCTGGCCCTCATCGCGCGCAAGGGCTTCGCCGCGGTCACCCTGCGCGACGTGGCCGCGGAGGTCGGCGTGGCGCACGGCCTGCTCCGGCACTACTTCCCCTCGCGCGGGGCGCTGCTCGCCGCCGCCTTCGACCGGGCGGCCGGTGAGGAGCTCGACGAGCTGGCGGGCGCCGACCTCGGCGACCCGCTGGCCCGGCTGGTCGAGGTGTGCCGGGGCACCGACGAGCAGCACTACCTGCTGTGGGTGGACGCCTGGGCGGAGGCGCCGAGGGACCCGGAGCTGGCGGGCACGCTGGTCCACCACCACCGCGCGTGCGAGGACCACACCCGCCGGGTGATCGAGGCCGGCGTCCGCGCCGGGCTGCTCGACGTCCCCGACCCGGCGGAGGCCGCCCGCGCGCTCACCGCGCTGGTCGACGGCCTCGCCGTCCAGCTGCACGCGTTGCACGTCCTCGACCGCGCGCAGCACGACCGGCTGGCCGCCGCCGGGGCCGAGGCGCTGCTGGGCCTGCCCGCCGGCGCGTTGGGCGCCCGGGCCACACCGGTCTGA
- a CDS encoding MFS transporter, with translation MRTTTSRRAATGAYAGMVVVAGGSMVVFPLFPALQDRLGLSTAALGLVAAAGFLAALVVELTLAPQADRGHGRSMAVVAALLVAASLAWSAVAAEAWQLVAARALGGAGLGLFSPAAAGLLIRRAPERSGEALGRLSTAELGGLAVGPMLAAVALRWTEPGTVFAGAAAVSAVTAVVVGVLLGGEQRPAPGHRPPALAFDLLRHRRVLGAVLLAVAVMVPVGAYDAIWPRYLADLGADPLLIGLSYLLFALPFMVVAAPAGRLADRVGGPVAFTRGTAVLVPFIALYAVVTDPWVATVAGVAESTVQALALVGAVATMAQAVDPSRAGSGQGLARAAGLVAATAVAAASGAVYALGGPLLLFLGTAVAVVLVSLAAWPLLRRGRTAPDGVRAVPAATAGPAVARAERSR, from the coding sequence ATGCGGACAACGACTTCACGCCGGGCGGCCACCGGCGCCTACGCCGGGATGGTCGTGGTCGCCGGCGGCAGCATGGTGGTCTTCCCGCTGTTCCCCGCGCTGCAGGATCGGCTGGGGCTGTCGACGGCGGCCCTGGGGCTGGTCGCGGCGGCCGGGTTCCTCGCCGCACTGGTCGTCGAACTGACCCTCGCCCCGCAGGCCGACCGGGGGCACGGCCGGTCCATGGCCGTCGTCGCGGCGCTGCTCGTGGCCGCCTCCCTGGCCTGGTCGGCGGTGGCCGCCGAGGCCTGGCAGCTGGTCGCCGCCCGGGCCCTCGGCGGAGCGGGTCTCGGGCTGTTCTCACCGGCCGCGGCGGGGCTGCTGATCCGGCGGGCGCCCGAGCGGTCCGGTGAGGCCCTGGGGCGGCTGAGCACGGCCGAACTCGGCGGCCTGGCCGTGGGCCCGATGCTCGCGGCGGTCGCGCTGCGCTGGACCGAGCCCGGCACGGTGTTCGCCGGCGCGGCCGCGGTCAGCGCGGTCACGGCGGTCGTCGTCGGCGTTCTCCTGGGTGGCGAGCAGCGCCCCGCCCCGGGGCACCGCCCCCCGGCGCTGGCCTTCGACCTGCTGCGCCACCGGCGGGTGCTGGGCGCGGTGCTGCTCGCGGTCGCGGTGATGGTGCCGGTCGGCGCCTACGACGCCATCTGGCCGCGGTACCTGGCCGACCTGGGCGCCGACCCGCTGCTCATCGGCCTGTCCTACCTGCTCTTCGCGCTGCCCTTCATGGTGGTGGCCGCACCGGCGGGCCGGCTCGCCGACCGGGTCGGCGGACCGGTCGCGTTCACCCGGGGCACCGCCGTCCTCGTGCCGTTCATCGCGCTCTACGCCGTCGTGACCGACCCGTGGGTCGCCACCGTCGCCGGGGTGGCGGAGTCGACGGTGCAGGCGCTGGCCCTCGTCGGCGCGGTCGCCACCATGGCCCAGGCGGTGGACCCGTCCCGGGCCGGCTCCGGCCAGGGGCTGGCCCGCGCCGCCGGGCTGGTCGCCGCGACGGCCGTGGCGGCCGCCTCGGGCGCGGTCTACGCGCTGGGCGGCCCCCTGCTGCTGTTCCTCGGGACGGCGGTCGCCGTCGTCCTGGTGTCCCTGGCCGCCTGGCCCCTGCTGCGCCGCGGCCGCACCGCGCCGGACGGGGTGCGCGCGGTCCCGGCCGCGACGGCCGGCCCGGCGGTCGCCCGGGCGGAGCGGTCCCGGTGA
- a CDS encoding long-chain fatty acid--CoA ligase codes for MPFDSLPEMLTAAAAEHATATAFTACLPNGMNGSLSFAAVDRAADCFAAFLREELGLAPGDRVAVQVPNCLAYPVVAFGVLKAGCVLVNTNPLYTTPELQRQYADAGVAAVVVVDLFADRLAPALPALGDPPVVLVRVTEFFPGYVAGIVRLVQRYWDRSLPAVAFPATTLADALGRGAAHLGDGDARRYWHDLRPGDLAALQYTGGTTGVSKGAVLTHGALLANVEQVLASVGDAVRPGRETVLTALPLYHVFAFTVNLLGFYRRGAHDVLIPSPRPLGNLKRALENHPVTWITGVNTLFDGLCRERWFTEHPPAQLRAAVAGGMALHGSVAQRWEQVTGVPVVEGYGLTEASPVLTFNPLDGRARAGTVGLPVPGTVLRCTDDSGRTVPAGEPGELRARGPQVMAGYWRRPEETAAVLRDGELRTGDVAVVDADGYVRLVDRTKDLVLVSGFNVYPSEVEEVLTAHPGIREAAVVGVPADGSGERVRAVVVRTDPALTAEQVRAWAAQRLAAYKVPRDVVFTDDLPKSPIGKVLRKDVRAAQAAHPAPAPQAAPPAPAPQAGG; via the coding sequence GTGCCGTTCGACAGCCTGCCGGAGATGCTGACCGCGGCCGCCGCGGAGCACGCCACGGCGACGGCGTTCACCGCCTGCTTGCCCAACGGCATGAACGGCAGCCTGTCCTTCGCCGCCGTCGACCGGGCCGCCGACTGCTTCGCGGCCTTCCTGCGCGAGGAGCTCGGCCTGGCCCCGGGTGACCGGGTGGCGGTGCAGGTGCCCAACTGCCTGGCCTACCCGGTGGTGGCCTTCGGCGTCCTCAAGGCCGGCTGCGTGCTGGTGAACACCAACCCGCTCTACACCACGCCGGAGCTGCAGCGGCAGTACGCCGACGCCGGGGTGGCCGCCGTCGTCGTGGTGGACCTCTTCGCCGACCGGCTGGCCCCCGCGCTGCCGGCGCTGGGCGACCCGCCCGTCGTCCTGGTGCGGGTGACCGAGTTCTTCCCCGGCTACGTCGCCGGCATCGTCCGGCTGGTCCAGCGGTACTGGGACCGCTCGCTGCCGGCGGTCGCCTTCCCGGCCACGACGCTGGCCGACGCGCTCGGCCGGGGCGCGGCCCACCTCGGGGACGGCGACGCGCGGCGCTACTGGCACGACCTGCGCCCGGGCGACCTCGCCGCCCTGCAGTACACCGGCGGCACGACCGGGGTGAGCAAGGGGGCGGTGCTGACCCACGGCGCCCTGCTGGCCAACGTCGAGCAGGTGCTGGCGTCCGTCGGCGACGCGGTGCGCCCGGGACGGGAGACGGTGCTCACCGCGCTGCCGCTGTACCACGTCTTCGCCTTCACGGTGAACCTGCTGGGCTTCTACCGCCGGGGCGCGCACGACGTCCTCATCCCGTCCCCGCGGCCGCTGGGCAACCTGAAGCGGGCGCTGGAGAACCACCCGGTCACCTGGATCACCGGGGTGAACACCCTCTTCGACGGCCTGTGCCGGGAGCGCTGGTTCACCGAGCACCCGCCGGCGCAGCTGCGCGCCGCGGTCGCCGGCGGCATGGCCCTGCACGGGTCGGTCGCGCAGCGCTGGGAGCAGGTCACCGGCGTCCCGGTGGTCGAGGGGTACGGGCTGACCGAGGCGTCCCCGGTGCTGACCTTCAACCCGCTGGACGGGCGGGCGCGCGCGGGCACGGTGGGCCTGCCCGTGCCGGGCACGGTGCTGCGCTGCACCGACGACTCCGGGCGGACGGTGCCGGCCGGTGAACCCGGCGAGCTGCGCGCCCGCGGACCGCAGGTGATGGCCGGCTACTGGCGCCGTCCGGAGGAGACGGCGGCGGTGCTGCGGGACGGCGAGCTGCGCACCGGCGACGTGGCGGTCGTCGACGCGGACGGCTACGTGCGGCTGGTGGACCGGACCAAGGACCTGGTCCTGGTGAGCGGCTTCAACGTCTACCCGAGCGAGGTGGAGGAGGTGCTCACCGCGCACCCCGGCATCCGGGAGGCCGCGGTCGTCGGCGTGCCGGCCGACGGGTCCGGGGAGCGGGTGCGCGCGGTCGTCGTCCGCACCGACCCGGCACTGACCGCCGAGCAGGTGCGGGCCTGGGCGGCGCAGCGGCTGGCCGCCTACAAGGTCCCCCGGGACGTCGTGTTCACCGACGACCTGCCCAAGTCGCCGATCGGGAAGGTCCTGCGCAAGGACGTCCGGGCGGCGCAGGCCGCCCACCCGGCGCCGGCTCCGCAGGCCGCCCCCCCGGCGCCGGCTCCGCAGGCGGGGGGCTGA
- a CDS encoding bile acid:sodium symporter: MVGPFEQAVLTAILAVVMLGMGAAMTPRDLGDEVRRPRALLLAVVGQFGIMPLTAFALARLLDLPPAQAIGLLIVGCMPGGTTSNLYTYFARANLALSVVVTIATTLTATVLTPLVLLLYGGALAEDIAVPTGTVVASLVLLVLPVLLGLWVRRRTANLGATLELVGSVLGVLFIVLLMVTWVPRNWQLLVQSPWQVYAGAIGLPLLGMAAAYGYARVLGLRVPDRRTLALEIGIVNGPLAITIVLLSFTGALEQEVLLLPALYSLFVVLTATVVTIGFRRAHDRAQQRIPELL, encoded by the coding sequence GTGGTCGGGCCGTTCGAGCAGGCCGTGCTCACCGCCATCCTGGCGGTGGTGATGCTGGGCATGGGCGCGGCGATGACGCCCCGCGACCTGGGCGACGAGGTGCGCCGCCCCCGCGCCCTTCTCCTCGCGGTGGTCGGCCAGTTCGGCATCATGCCGCTGACCGCCTTCGCGCTGGCCCGGCTGCTGGACCTCCCCCCGGCCCAGGCGATCGGCCTGCTGATCGTCGGCTGCATGCCGGGCGGGACGACGTCGAACCTCTACACCTACTTCGCCCGGGCCAACCTGGCGCTCAGCGTGGTCGTCACCATCGCCACCACGCTCACCGCCACCGTGCTCACCCCGCTGGTGCTGCTGCTCTACGGCGGCGCCCTGGCCGAGGACATCGCGGTCCCCACGGGCACCGTGGTGGCCAGCCTGGTGCTGCTCGTCCTCCCGGTGCTGCTCGGCCTGTGGGTCCGCCGGCGCACCGCCAACCTCGGGGCGACCCTGGAGCTCGTCGGCAGCGTGCTCGGGGTGCTGTTCATCGTGCTGCTGATGGTCACCTGGGTGCCGCGCAACTGGCAGCTGCTGGTCCAGTCCCCCTGGCAGGTCTACGCCGGGGCCATCGGGCTGCCGCTGCTGGGCATGGCCGCCGCGTACGGCTACGCGCGGGTGCTGGGCCTGCGGGTGCCCGACCGGCGCACGCTGGCCCTGGAGATCGGCATCGTCAACGGGCCGCTGGCGATCACCATCGTGCTGCTGTCGTTCACCGGCGCCCTCGAGCAGGAGGTGCTGTTGCTGCCGGCGCTCTACTCGCTGTTCGTGGTGCTCACCGCGACGGTCGTGACGATCGGCTTCCGCCGGGCCCACGACCGCGCGCAGCAGCGGATCCCCGAGCTGCTGTGA